One window of the Streptomyces asoensis genome contains the following:
- a CDS encoding FAD-binding dehydrogenase: MDADVIVVGAGLAGLVAAHELTSRGRRVALVDQENAANLGGQAFWSFGGLFLVGSPEQRRLGIKDSFDLAWNDWQGSAQFDRADDEDSWAVRWARAYVEFAAGEKRTWLAGHGISFVPTVGWAERGDLRADGHGNSVPRFHVAWGTGTGVVEPFARYAKQAAKDGLLTFYHRHRVDELVLEDGAARGVRGTVLAPDDSARGVASNRDRIGDFELTAQAVVVTSGGIGANHEIVRRYWPERLGTPPAEMVTGVPAYVDGRMLDISAEAGVRLVNRDRMWHYTEGIQNWDPIWPGHGIRILPGPSSLWFDALGRRLPDPCLPGYDTLNTLKHLRTTEDIAGHDHSWFILTRKIVEKEFALSGSEQNPDITAKDRKAVLRDRLLGKGAPAPVQAFLDRGADFVIADTLDKLVEKMNGLTEKALLDVDGLRRQIEARDLQIANPYAKDSQVQGIRNARRYIGDRLGRVATPHRVLDPEAGPLIAVKLHVLTRKTLGGIQTDLDSRALGADGQPVEGLYAAGEVAGFGGGGVHGYNALEGTFLGGCLFSGRAAGRAAAKQTG, translated from the coding sequence ATGGACGCGGACGTCATCGTCGTCGGAGCGGGCCTCGCGGGCCTGGTCGCGGCGCACGAACTCACCAGCAGGGGCCGGCGGGTCGCCCTGGTCGACCAGGAGAACGCCGCCAACCTCGGCGGCCAGGCGTTCTGGTCCTTCGGCGGGCTCTTCCTCGTCGGCTCCCCGGAGCAGCGCCGCCTCGGCATCAAGGACTCCTTCGACCTCGCCTGGAACGACTGGCAGGGCAGCGCGCAGTTCGACCGCGCCGACGACGAGGACTCCTGGGCGGTGCGCTGGGCGCGCGCCTACGTCGAGTTCGCGGCGGGGGAGAAGCGGACCTGGCTCGCCGGGCACGGGATCTCCTTCGTGCCGACCGTCGGCTGGGCGGAGCGCGGCGACCTGCGCGCCGACGGACACGGCAACTCCGTGCCCCGCTTCCACGTCGCCTGGGGCACCGGCACGGGCGTCGTCGAGCCGTTCGCGCGGTACGCCAAGCAGGCGGCGAAGGACGGGCTGCTGACCTTCTACCACCGGCACCGGGTGGACGAGCTGGTCCTCGAGGACGGCGCCGCCCGCGGGGTGCGCGGCACGGTCCTCGCCCCCGACGACTCCGCGCGCGGCGTCGCCTCCAACCGTGACCGCATCGGCGACTTCGAGCTGACCGCCCAGGCCGTGGTCGTCACCAGCGGCGGCATCGGCGCCAACCACGAGATCGTGCGGCGCTACTGGCCCGAGCGGCTGGGCACGCCGCCCGCCGAGATGGTCACCGGTGTCCCCGCGTACGTCGACGGCCGCATGCTCGACATCAGCGCCGAGGCCGGCGTCCGGCTGGTCAACCGCGACCGTATGTGGCACTACACCGAGGGCATCCAGAACTGGGACCCGATCTGGCCCGGCCACGGCATCCGCATCCTGCCCGGCCCGTCCTCCCTGTGGTTCGACGCCCTCGGCCGCCGCCTGCCCGACCCGTGCCTGCCGGGCTACGACACCCTCAACACGCTCAAGCACCTGCGGACGACCGAGGACATCGCCGGGCACGACCACTCCTGGTTCATCCTCACCCGCAAGATCGTCGAGAAGGAGTTCGCGCTCTCGGGCTCCGAGCAGAACCCCGACATCACCGCCAAGGACCGCAAGGCGGTCCTGCGCGACCGGCTGCTCGGCAAGGGCGCCCCGGCGCCGGTGCAGGCGTTCCTCGACCGCGGCGCGGACTTCGTCATCGCCGACACCCTCGACAAGCTCGTCGAGAAGATGAACGGGCTGACGGAGAAGGCGCTGCTCGACGTGGACGGGCTACGCCGTCAGATCGAGGCCCGCGACCTCCAGATCGCCAACCCGTACGCCAAGGACTCCCAGGTCCAGGGCATCCGCAACGCCCGCCGCTACATCGGCGACCGGCTCGGCCGGGTCGCCACCCCGCACCGCGTCCTGGACCCCGAGGCCGGCCCGCTCATCGCCGTCAAGCTGCACGTCCTCACCCGCAAGACCCTCGGCGGCATCCAGACCGACCTCGACTCGCGCGCCCTGGGCGCCGACGGACAGCCGGTCGAGGGCCTGTACGCGGCGGGCGAGGTGGCCGGCTTCGGCGGCGGCGGCGTGCACGGCTACAACGCCCTCGAAGGCACCTTCCTCGGCGGCTGCCTCTTCTCCGGACGGGCCGCCGGCCGGGCCGCGGCGAAGCAGACCGGCTGA